A single window of Streptomyces aquilus DNA harbors:
- a CDS encoding TIR-like protein FxsC, translating into MAHFFFSYARSDLVDPYLDRFYEHLCREVSTRGGLPLGSVGFIDREQQSGQSWADMLGEALAQCKVFVPVYSPHYFASHVSGQEWSAFATRLTAHQEATGILPKSVVPVWWLPVRGELPPMAGALHDPRDAFGTEYKKFGLRTLVRRRDYKDKYVDFLDRYADMILKAAETPPDRFPIPDLLSLPNAFAPAERPGPANGRVPAARAARGARKVVFVVAVGRRNDMLNIAHAELDMYGEELVDWRPYHPASSGSIVARAQNVASTREMESQVVPADDSLFTLLDGPAEHQCLVVLIVDPWATELASFQELFARLDRTRSRNSVILVPADLDELRKQPQGNHLYNRLFAGLGNWMDAGGGAFRGDLPSMEDFERVLGQVLIEIQGRIMRMAEVVRRVDEAGPQFRPVLTGPGGLGR; encoded by the coding sequence GTGGCGCACTTCTTCTTCAGCTATGCGCGATCCGATCTCGTGGACCCGTACCTGGACCGCTTCTACGAGCATCTGTGCCGCGAGGTGTCCACTCGGGGCGGCCTGCCCCTCGGTTCGGTGGGTTTCATCGACCGGGAGCAGCAGAGCGGGCAGTCGTGGGCCGACATGCTGGGTGAGGCCCTGGCGCAGTGCAAGGTCTTCGTACCGGTGTATTCACCGCACTACTTCGCCAGCCACGTGAGTGGCCAGGAGTGGTCCGCGTTCGCCACCCGCCTGACTGCCCACCAGGAGGCGACCGGGATTCTGCCGAAGAGTGTGGTTCCGGTGTGGTGGCTACCGGTACGTGGCGAACTTCCGCCCATGGCCGGTGCTTTGCACGATCCCCGGGACGCATTCGGCACGGAGTACAAGAAATTCGGGCTCCGGACCCTCGTCCGGCGACGCGATTACAAAGACAAGTACGTCGACTTCCTGGACCGCTACGCCGACATGATCCTCAAGGCCGCGGAGACTCCCCCGGACCGCTTTCCGATCCCCGACCTCCTCTCCCTGCCCAACGCCTTCGCCCCGGCCGAGCGGCCCGGCCCCGCGAACGGGCGGGTCCCCGCGGCGCGTGCCGCACGGGGTGCCAGAAAGGTGGTGTTCGTCGTGGCGGTAGGCCGACGGAACGACATGCTGAACATCGCCCATGCCGAACTCGACATGTACGGCGAGGAGTTGGTGGACTGGCGGCCCTACCATCCGGCGTCCTCGGGCAGTATCGTCGCCCGCGCCCAGAACGTGGCCTCCACCCGGGAGATGGAGTCACAGGTGGTGCCCGCCGACGACTCGTTGTTCACGCTCCTCGACGGGCCGGCGGAACACCAGTGCCTGGTCGTGCTGATCGTCGATCCCTGGGCGACCGAACTGGCGTCGTTCCAGGAGCTGTTCGCCAGGCTGGACCGGACCCGGTCGCGCAACTCCGTCATCCTGGTTCCCGCGGACCTCGACGAGCTGCGCAAGCAGCCACAGGGCAACCATCTCTACAACCGGCTCTTCGCCGGCTTGGGCAACTGGATGGATGCGGGCGGCGGCGCCTTCCGGGGCGACCTGCCCTCGATGGAGGACTTCGAGCGGGTCCTCGGGCAGGTGCTCATCGAGATCCAGGGACGCATCATGCGCATGGCCGAGGTCGTACGCCGCGTCGACGAGGCCGGGCCGCAGTTCCGGCCGGTGCTCACCGGACCCGGAGGGCTGGGGCGTTGA
- a CDS encoding ABC transporter ATP-binding protein — protein MIRIDSVTKRYPDGTVAVDRLSLEIPDRSITVLVGPSGCGKTTTLRMINRMIEPSEGTILIDGKDSRQQPVNTLRRSMGYVIQNAGLFQHRTIVDNIATVPRLLGWKKDKARERARELMDRVGLDASLAKRYPYQLSGGQQQRVGVARALAADPPVLLMDEPFSAVDPVVRKGLQDELLRIQAELGKTIVFVTHDIDEAVKLGTMVAVLRTGGKLAQFAPPAELLSHPADEFVEDFLGADRGVRRLSFFPSTGLELTMAPVVKAGGGAERAATDAEFLLVTDADGRPLGWTRPRDLAADGQLLPYGRPFVAGTDSLRAALDCAVLSPTGWAVAVDTDGKVTGVVSQQTIAQAIRGAHDEGRTDADAKVTG, from the coding sequence TTGATACGGATAGATTCAGTCACCAAGCGGTACCCGGACGGCACGGTGGCGGTCGACCGGCTCTCGTTGGAGATACCCGACCGCTCCATCACGGTCCTCGTCGGACCCTCGGGCTGCGGCAAGACCACCACCCTGCGCATGATCAACCGGATGATCGAGCCCAGCGAGGGCACCATCCTCATCGACGGCAAGGACAGCCGGCAGCAGCCGGTCAACACCCTGCGCCGGTCCATGGGTTACGTCATCCAGAACGCCGGCCTCTTCCAGCACCGCACCATCGTCGACAACATCGCGACCGTGCCCCGGCTGCTCGGCTGGAAGAAGGACAAGGCCCGCGAGCGCGCCCGGGAACTCATGGACCGGGTCGGCCTCGACGCCTCGCTCGCCAAGCGGTACCCGTACCAGCTCTCCGGTGGCCAGCAGCAGCGCGTCGGCGTCGCCCGGGCGCTCGCCGCCGACCCGCCCGTCCTCCTCATGGACGAGCCGTTCTCCGCCGTCGACCCCGTCGTCCGCAAGGGTTTGCAGGACGAACTGCTGCGCATCCAGGCCGAGTTGGGCAAGACCATCGTCTTCGTCACGCACGACATCGACGAGGCCGTCAAGCTCGGCACGATGGTCGCCGTGCTGCGCACCGGCGGCAAGCTCGCCCAGTTCGCACCGCCCGCCGAGCTCCTGTCGCACCCGGCGGACGAGTTCGTGGAGGACTTCCTCGGCGCGGACCGGGGCGTCCGGCGGCTGTCCTTCTTCCCGTCCACGGGGCTGGAACTGACCATGGCGCCCGTCGTCAAGGCGGGCGGCGGCGCCGAGCGGGCGGCCACCGACGCCGAGTTCCTCCTGGTGACCGACGCCGACGGCAGGCCGCTCGGCTGGACCAGGCCGCGGGACCTCGCCGCCGACGGCCAACTGCTGCCCTACGGGCGTCCGTTCGTCGCCGGCACCGACTCGCTGCGGGCCGCGCTGGACTGCGCGGTGCTCTCGCCCACCGGGTGGGCCGTGGCCGTGGACACCGACGGCAAGGTGACCGGCGTGGTGTCCCAGCAGACGATCGCCCAGGCGATCCGGGGCGCCCACGACGAGGGCCGTACGGACGCGGACGCGAAGGTCACCGGATGA
- a CDS encoding ABC transporter permease, producing the protein MNWDRLFDIPSDLQHSWLGLVGLHLREALLPVLAGLLVSLPLAQLCVRFRWLYPPVLWVTTILYAIPSLAFFVLLIDYTGQTELTVMIPLTVYSLVVLVPAIVDGVRSVPQETLAAATAMGLGPVRRYVQVQLPIAVPAIIAGLRVATVSSISLVSIGSIIGNQGALGNLINDANIYNRPELAVNAVLSMALLALLTDGALVAVRLVLTPWMPRRVTRARTKTKTSAPATAKEV; encoded by the coding sequence ATGAACTGGGACCGCCTCTTCGACATCCCCAGCGACCTCCAGCACAGCTGGCTCGGCCTGGTCGGCCTGCATCTGCGCGAGGCCCTGCTCCCGGTCCTCGCCGGGCTGCTGGTCTCGCTCCCGCTGGCCCAACTCTGCGTGCGCTTCCGCTGGTTGTACCCGCCGGTGCTCTGGGTGACCACCATCCTCTACGCGATCCCCTCGCTGGCCTTCTTCGTCCTCCTCATCGACTACACCGGCCAGACCGAGCTCACGGTGATGATCCCGCTCACCGTCTACAGCCTCGTCGTGCTGGTCCCGGCGATCGTCGACGGCGTCCGCTCGGTCCCGCAGGAGACCCTCGCCGCCGCGACCGCCATGGGCCTCGGACCCGTACGCCGTTACGTCCAGGTCCAGTTGCCGATCGCGGTGCCCGCCATCATCGCGGGTCTGCGGGTCGCCACCGTGTCCAGCATCAGCCTGGTCAGCATCGGCAGCATCATCGGCAACCAGGGCGCCCTCGGCAATCTCATCAACGACGCCAACATCTACAACCGGCCCGAGCTCGCCGTGAACGCCGTGCTCAGCATGGCGCTGCTCGCCCTCCTCACCGACGGCGCCCTGGTCGCCGTACGGCTGGTGCTGACGCCGTGGATGCCGCGCCGGGTGACGCGTGCGCGGACGAAGACGAAGACGAGTGCGCCTGCGACTGCGAAGGAAGTCTGA
- a CDS encoding ABC transporter permease: MNLFHFIDAFFSDNAHWHGYDGIPTRLAEHLGYTLEALGLAVLIGLPVGLVTGHYGRGGNALSLIATAWRALPTFGLLVLLTLLYGFGLVNVMVPLVVLAVPPILVTTYEAMRSVDPSPVDAARGMGMSEAGVLFQVELPAALPLVLSGIRSGAIQIVSTATIAAYVGLGGLGRFIIDGLYQRDYEKVVGGATLVAGMALTTLAVFWAAGRVAVSPGVRRSG; this comes from the coding sequence ATGAACCTGTTCCACTTCATCGACGCGTTCTTCAGCGACAACGCGCACTGGCACGGCTACGACGGCATCCCCACCCGGCTCGCCGAACACCTCGGCTACACCCTGGAGGCGCTGGGCCTCGCCGTCCTGATCGGCCTGCCGGTCGGCCTGGTCACCGGCCACTACGGCCGCGGCGGCAACGCCCTCTCCCTCATCGCCACCGCATGGCGGGCGCTGCCCACCTTCGGTCTGCTCGTGCTGCTGACCCTGCTGTACGGGTTCGGCCTGGTGAACGTCATGGTGCCGCTCGTCGTTCTCGCCGTGCCGCCCATCCTGGTCACCACCTACGAGGCGATGCGCTCCGTCGATCCCTCGCCGGTGGACGCGGCGCGGGGCATGGGCATGAGCGAGGCCGGGGTGCTGTTCCAGGTCGAACTCCCGGCCGCGCTCCCGCTGGTGCTCAGCGGCATCCGCTCGGGCGCCATCCAGATCGTCTCCACGGCCACCATCGCCGCGTACGTCGGTCTCGGCGGCCTCGGCCGGTTCATCATCGACGGCCTCTACCAGCGCGACTACGAGAAGGTCGTGGGCGGCGCCACGCTGGTCGCCGGCATGGCACTGACGACGCTCGCCGTGTTCTGGGCGGCGGGAAGGGTCGCGGTGTCGCCGGGGGTGCGGCGCAGCGGGTGA
- a CDS encoding carboxymuconolactone decarboxylase family protein yields the protein MEPRFDLFDSPTAAKVAKRFYNVSLALEESTLPKSLRELVELRVGQINGCGFCVDIHTKEAAAAGESAVRLALVSAWRHSTVFTEAERAALALAEEGTRLADSAQGVTDETWAEVRKHFDDDEVGTLVCVISLINAATRMNVMVHKQGGDYEPGMFAKLSN from the coding sequence ATGGAACCCCGTTTCGACCTGTTCGACAGTCCGACCGCCGCGAAGGTCGCCAAGCGCTTCTACAACGTCTCCCTGGCGCTGGAGGAGTCCACGCTGCCCAAGAGCCTGCGAGAGCTGGTGGAGCTGCGGGTCGGGCAGATCAACGGCTGCGGCTTCTGCGTGGACATCCACACCAAGGAGGCCGCGGCGGCGGGCGAGAGCGCGGTCCGGCTCGCGCTCGTCTCCGCCTGGCGGCACAGCACCGTGTTCACGGAGGCCGAGCGGGCCGCGCTGGCGCTCGCCGAGGAAGGCACGCGGCTGGCCGACTCGGCCCAGGGCGTCACGGACGAGACCTGGGCCGAGGTGCGCAAGCACTTCGACGACGATGAGGTGGGCACGCTGGTCTGCGTCATCTCCCTGATCAACGCGGCCACCCGGATGAACGTGATGGTGCACAAGCAGGGCGGGGACTACGAGCCCGGCATGTTCGCCAAGCTGTCGAACTGA
- a CDS encoding RNA polymerase sigma-70 factor gives MRMDTPDATEAFVAHRNLLFTVAYEMLGSAADAEDVLQETWLRWADVDHATVREPRAYLVRTTTRQALTRLRTLRRRKETYVGPWLPEPLLTAPDVAEDVELADSVSMAMLLVLETLTPTERAVFVLREVFDLGYDEIAEAVGKTPAAVRQIAHRARTHVAARRPREIVSQAETRGVLDAFRGAVDTGDLQGLLDLIAPDVVLLTDGGGVVQAAPAPIVGAAQVARVLGNITGALSMRPTRVNGYPALTLFQDGAVHSVMAVRIDDGRITGLYAVRNPEKLSRLDRETAVSR, from the coding sequence ATGCGTATGGACACCCCGGACGCCACCGAGGCCTTCGTCGCCCACCGCAACCTGCTCTTCACCGTCGCCTACGAGATGCTCGGCTCGGCCGCCGACGCCGAGGACGTCCTCCAGGAGACCTGGCTGCGCTGGGCGGACGTCGACCACGCGACGGTCCGCGAGCCGCGCGCCTACCTGGTCCGTACGACCACCCGGCAGGCCCTGACCCGGCTGCGCACCCTGCGCCGCCGCAAGGAGACCTACGTCGGCCCCTGGCTGCCCGAACCGCTGCTCACCGCCCCCGACGTCGCCGAGGACGTCGAACTCGCCGACAGCGTCTCCATGGCGATGCTGCTGGTCCTGGAGACCCTCACGCCGACCGAGCGCGCGGTGTTCGTGCTGCGCGAGGTGTTCGACCTGGGATACGACGAGATCGCGGAGGCCGTCGGCAAGACCCCGGCGGCGGTGCGGCAGATCGCGCATCGGGCCCGGACCCATGTGGCGGCTCGTCGCCCGCGCGAGATCGTCTCGCAGGCCGAGACCCGCGGTGTCCTGGACGCCTTCCGCGGGGCCGTGGACACCGGTGACCTTCAGGGGCTGCTGGATCTCATCGCACCGGACGTGGTCCTGCTGACCGACGGCGGCGGCGTGGTCCAGGCCGCGCCCGCGCCCATCGTCGGCGCCGCGCAGGTGGCCCGGGTGCTCGGCAACATCACCGGCGCGCTGTCGATGCGGCCCACCCGGGTCAACGGCTACCCGGCGCTCACCCTCTTCCAGGACGGCGCCGTCCACAGCGTCATGGCGGTGCGGATCGACGACGGCCGTATCACCGGCCTGTACGCGGTGCGCAACCCGGAGAAGCTGTCGCGCCTGGACCGGGAGACCGCGGTGAGCCGCTGA
- a CDS encoding GTP-binding protein, with amino-acid sequence MACAPSPTPGRYSVTTATTAEPAAVRPPLPVKMVIAGGFGVGKTTAVGSISEIEPLTTEAAITEVAAGVDDLSLTPQKTTTTVAMDFGCITIDPTLKLYLFGTPGQERFGFMWDDIVEGAVGGLVIVDTRRLDDCYAAVDYFEHKRIPFAVAANAFDGKVEHTLDEVRWALDVADHVPVVVFDARETGSVRDALLVVLELALARTES; translated from the coding sequence GGCTGAACCGGCCGCCGTACGACCGCCGCTGCCGGTCAAGATGGTGATCGCGGGCGGCTTCGGCGTGGGCAAGACCACCGCCGTCGGCTCGATCTCCGAGATCGAGCCGCTGACCACCGAGGCGGCCATCACCGAGGTCGCGGCGGGTGTGGACGACCTCTCGCTCACCCCGCAGAAGACCACGACCACGGTGGCGATGGACTTCGGCTGCATCACCATCGACCCGACGCTGAAGCTGTATCTGTTCGGCACGCCCGGGCAGGAGCGGTTCGGGTTCATGTGGGACGACATCGTCGAGGGCGCGGTCGGCGGGCTGGTCATCGTCGACACCCGGCGGCTCGACGACTGCTACGCCGCCGTCGACTACTTCGAGCACAAGCGGATCCCGTTCGCGGTCGCCGCCAACGCCTTCGACGGGAAGGTCGAGCACACCCTGGACGAGGTCCGCTGGGCGCTCGACGTGGCCGACCACGTCCCTGTCGTCGTCTTCGACGCGCGGGAGACCGGCTCGGTGCGGGACGCCCTGCTCGTCGTACTCGAACTGGCCCTGGCCCGGACCGAGTCCTGA